A window of the Leptolyngbyaceae cyanobacterium genome harbors these coding sequences:
- a CDS encoding DUF1517 domain-containing protein: protein MSKKLFSFIKSFLKPAIAIGLVLTLVLGNADGALAARTGGRIGGGSFSVPSRSYSSPRTYAPSPGYYPGGGGFGFPFLIPFFGIGGGFGGLFTILIFIAIANFLLQSFRRIGAGETSESLGYSSNPTVSVARLQVGLLANARSLQAELNNIAETADTGTPQGRAEVLQEASLALMRHPEYWVYGGTESQQARLESAEAQFNRLSLAERSKFTAETLSNVNNILRGSEAQKALPGEETAAPGEYIVVTLLAATLGKVELPKVNSTEDLGQALRQFGGIPSDRLLAMEILWTPQAEGDTLTSEDIIVEYPHLKLV, encoded by the coding sequence ATGTCCAAAAAACTTTTTTCATTTATTAAATCGTTTCTAAAACCCGCGATCGCGATCGGCTTAGTGCTAACTTTAGTACTGGGTAACGCCGATGGTGCTTTAGCCGCCCGGACTGGCGGACGTATTGGAGGCGGTTCTTTTAGCGTACCCAGCCGCAGCTATTCTTCTCCTCGCACCTATGCCCCATCCCCCGGTTATTATCCCGGCGGCGGCGGATTTGGCTTCCCCTTCCTGATTCCATTTTTTGGCATCGGCGGCGGATTTGGTGGTTTGTTTACGATCCTGATTTTTATTGCGATCGCGAACTTCCTCTTGCAAAGTTTCCGTCGGATCGGCGCTGGCGAAACTTCTGAAAGCTTAGGTTACAGCAGCAATCCTACCGTTTCAGTAGCTCGCTTACAAGTAGGCTTGTTGGCTAATGCTCGCAGTTTACAAGCAGAATTAAATAACATTGCCGAAACTGCCGATACAGGTACCCCTCAAGGTCGCGCCGAAGTATTGCAGGAAGCTAGTCTAGCTTTAATGCGCCACCCAGAATATTGGGTATATGGTGGCACGGAATCTCAACAAGCTCGGTTAGAATCAGCGGAAGCACAGTTTAACCGCTTATCCTTAGCAGAACGCAGCAAATTCACCGCAGAAACTCTCTCCAACGTAAACAACATCCTGAGAGGATCGGAAGCTCAAAAAGCTTTACCGGGCGAAGAAACAGCAGCACCCGGAGAATACATCGTCGTTACCCTTTTGGCTGCTACTTTAGGCAAAGTGGAACTGCCAAAAGTAAACAGTACCGAAGATTTGGGTCAAGCTTTGCGTCAATTTGGCGGTATTCCTTCCGATCGTTTGTTGGCAATGGAAATTCTCTGGACGCCCCAAGCAGAAGGAGATACTCTCACTTCAGAAGATATCATCGTCGAATACCCACACTTGAAACTGGTTTAA
- a CDS encoding tRNA(His) guanylyltransferase Thg1 family protein gives MDRDSFERQMRSLEYFHSLRLLPGAWTVVRLDGRSFSRFTESRFEKPFDSKFHELMVQTAKAVLEEMQGIYAYTESDEISVLFSPEWDLFDRSLEKIISISASIATATFTHAAQIVVNFDSRVWLGANKSQVIDYFLWRQADATRCALNGWCYWTLRKAGKSVGEATAILENKSVGFKNELLFQYGINFNDLPNWQRRGVGLYWEEYEKVGFNPIENKEVFTKRRRIKIDDELPMKEEYGKFIKNLIEVE, from the coding sequence ATGGATCGAGATAGTTTTGAACGACAAATGCGATCGCTGGAGTATTTCCACTCTTTGCGTTTGTTACCAGGTGCTTGGACGGTTGTTCGCTTGGATGGGCGCAGTTTTTCCCGCTTCACCGAGTCCCGTTTTGAAAAGCCGTTTGACTCGAAATTTCACGAACTAATGGTACAAACTGCTAAAGCGGTGCTGGAAGAAATGCAAGGAATTTACGCTTATACCGAAAGCGATGAAATTTCCGTGCTGTTTTCGCCAGAGTGGGATTTATTCGATCGCAGTTTGGAAAAAATCATCTCAATTTCTGCCAGCATCGCTACCGCTACATTTACTCACGCCGCCCAAATTGTCGTAAATTTTGATAGCCGAGTTTGGCTAGGTGCAAATAAATCTCAAGTTATCGATTATTTTCTTTGGCGTCAAGCAGATGCTACTCGTTGTGCTTTAAATGGTTGGTGTTATTGGACTTTAAGAAAAGCTGGTAAAAGTGTGGGGGAAGCAACGGCTATCCTGGAAAATAAGTCGGTTGGCTTTAAAAATGAGTTGCTATTTCAATATGGGATAAATTTTAACGATCTACCTAATTGGCAACGTCGAGGAGTAGGTTTGTATTGGGAAGAATATGAGAAAGTTGGGTTTAATCCGATTGAGAATAAAGAGGTTTTCACTAAGCGGCGACGAATTAAAATTGATGATGAATTGCCAATGAAAGAGGAGTATGGGAAGTTTATCAAAAATTTAATTGAGGTTGAATAA
- a CDS encoding DUF948 domain-containing protein, translated as MIDPIFWLGLSILLVAVSLTAVLVAALPALQEIARAARSIEKLADTLSRELPPTLEAIRLTGMEISDLTDDVSDGVKSANQTVKQVEQGVVSAKNQAKKVQLTTRSVFSGVKAAWKTFTRTPPSPPPIRRSNSSPLPPSQRNSVDFPESTIRSEHNREG; from the coding sequence GTGATAGACCCCATCTTCTGGTTAGGACTTTCCATTCTGCTAGTTGCCGTCAGCCTCACCGCTGTTCTAGTGGCGGCATTACCAGCATTGCAGGAAATCGCTAGGGCAGCCCGCAGCATCGAAAAATTAGCAGACACCTTATCTCGCGAACTGCCACCCACCCTAGAAGCAATTCGCCTCACGGGGATGGAAATTAGCGACTTAACCGATGATGTCAGCGATGGAGTCAAAAGTGCCAATCAAACCGTCAAACAAGTCGAACAAGGGGTAGTATCAGCCAAAAACCAAGCTAAAAAAGTCCAACTCACCACCCGCAGCGTCTTTTCCGGTGTCAAAGCAGCTTGGAAAACCTTTACCCGTACTCCTCCCAGTCCCCCACCAATCAGGCGATCGAATTCCTCTCCCCTTCCCCCCTCTCAACGCAATAGCGTAGACTTTCCAGAATCAACAATTCGTTCCGAACATAACCGAGAGGGATAG
- the thiS gene encoding sulfur carrier protein ThiS has product MSSEINVRVNGESRTCSPAIKLPDFLENLGFNLRLVAVEYNGEILHRQFWPETEVQPGDNIEVVTIVGGG; this is encoded by the coding sequence ATGTCTAGTGAAATCAACGTGCGAGTAAATGGGGAATCCCGTACTTGTTCCCCAGCGATCAAATTACCCGATTTTTTGGAAAATCTGGGTTTCAATCTCCGCTTAGTTGCCGTCGAGTACAACGGTGAAATCCTGCACCGCCAATTTTGGCCAGAAACTGAAGTGCAGCCAGGGGACAATATTGAAGTAGTGACGATCGTAGGAGGCGGCTAG
- the cas1d gene encoding type I-D CRISPR-associated endonuclease Cas1d: MGTLYITQDDVFIGKIDERLIVKANNKILQDVPLIHLDGVVILGRATISPAAIAELLQRKIPLTFMTDTGKYLGKLEPELTKNIFVRNAQWKAAGETSQAIHAVKGFIRGKLKNYRTTLYRHQKKHPEVNLDSAITQIGNTIAKLEKTETIDSLRGLEGAGSSVYFGVFNQLIRVDGFTFQPRHRPATDPVNSLLNFGYTLLRHDVESAINIVGFDPYLGYLHLQRYGRVGLAFDLMEEFRSLVVDAIVFHAINNRILTLNDFTTEPISNVMRLSDTGRREFLKLYAQKKQSEFKHPVLGRKCTYQEAFEIQARFLAKYLMGEIDKYPPLVMR, from the coding sequence ATGGGAACGCTTTATATCACTCAAGATGATGTGTTTATCGGCAAAATTGATGAACGCTTAATCGTAAAAGCCAACAATAAAATATTACAAGATGTGCCGTTAATTCATTTGGATGGTGTAGTGATTTTGGGACGGGCGACTATTTCTCCGGCTGCGATCGCAGAATTGTTGCAACGGAAGATACCACTAACTTTTATGACGGACACTGGTAAGTATTTAGGTAAATTGGAACCTGAATTAACTAAGAATATATTCGTGCGAAATGCTCAATGGAAAGCAGCGGGTGAAACTTCCCAAGCTATTCATGCAGTAAAGGGCTTTATTCGGGGTAAGTTGAAGAATTATCGCACTACTTTATATCGTCATCAAAAGAAACATCCAGAAGTTAATCTGGATTCGGCAATTACTCAGATTGGAAATACGATCGCAAAATTGGAAAAAACCGAAACCATTGACTCCTTGCGAGGTTTGGAAGGTGCGGGAAGTAGCGTTTATTTTGGTGTATTTAATCAGCTAATTCGAGTAGATGGATTCACTTTTCAACCCAGACATCGACCCGCTACCGACCCGGTAAATTCCTTACTCAATTTTGGTTATACTTTGTTGCGTCATGACGTGGAAAGTGCGATTAATATTGTAGGATTTGACCCTTATTTAGGATATCTCCATCTTCAGCGTTACGGACGAGTGGGATTGGCATTTGATTTAATGGAAGAATTTCGATCGCTAGTCGTAGATGCGATCGTTTTTCATGCTATCAATAATCGAATTCTCACTTTAAATGATTTTACTACCGAACCGATTAGTAATGTGATGCGATTATCAGATACCGGACGGCGTGAGTTTCTCAAATTGTATGCTCAAAAGAAACAATCAGAGTTTAAGCATCCGGTTTTGGGACGCAAATGCACTTATCAAGAAGCCTTTGAAATTCAGGCGCGATTTTTAGCGAAATACTTGATGGGAGAAATAGATAAGTATCCCCCTTTAGTGATGAGGTAA
- a CDS encoding YtxH domain-containing protein produces the protein MSEKNTGSFIGGMLLGAAVGTITGLLLAPRSGKETRHLLKKSAEAIPELAEDLSSSVQLQADRLSETALRNWDETLIRLKEAIAAGLEASSKERQSFEKTETATGEKRSTQDSLEELYTNSYAPVTNLTNQDLSPKETDSEN, from the coding sequence ATGTCTGAGAAAAATACTGGTTCCTTTATTGGCGGTATGCTGCTAGGTGCAGCGGTTGGTACGATAACTGGCTTACTGTTAGCACCTCGCAGCGGTAAAGAAACCCGACATCTGCTCAAAAAATCCGCCGAAGCTATCCCGGAGTTAGCGGAAGACCTCTCAAGCAGCGTACAATTACAAGCCGATCGCCTTTCCGAAACAGCGCTGCGAAACTGGGATGAAACCTTAATCCGACTCAAAGAAGCGATCGCAGCCGGATTAGAAGCCAGTTCCAAAGAAAGACAATCATTTGAAAAAACAGAAACCGCCACTGGAGAAAAACGTTCAACTCAAGATAGCTTAGAAGAGTTATACACCAACTCCTATGCCCCAGTCACTAATCTAACCAACCAAGACTTATCGCCCAAAGAAACTGATTCAGAAAATTAA
- a CDS encoding thiamine phosphate synthase, whose amino-acid sequence MGDRYSQKKPFPDLPAQAQPAVCRILDANLDRAREGLRIVEEWCRFGLDSAELAGECKQMRQEIARWHTQDLRAFRDTVGDVGTELTHPQEESRSGIGQLLQANLCRIEEAFRVLEEYGKLYQTEMGATFKQMRYRVYTLESNLLGYHRQQKLLRSHLYLVTSVSDNLLPVVEAALQGGLSLVQYRDKNSDDDVRIDAVQKLRKLCRVYDALFIVNDRVDLALAVDADGVHLGQQDMPIAVARQLLGPHRLIGRSTTNPEEMQRAIAEGADYIGVGPVYDTPTKVGKAAAGLDFVRYAASQASIPWFAIGGIDPTNLNDVLSAGAERIAVVRAIMQAEQPTLVTQYFISQLTRVQTMRTVKGQLPQSYV is encoded by the coding sequence ATGGGCGATCGCTATAGCCAAAAAAAGCCGTTCCCAGACTTGCCCGCACAAGCACAGCCTGCTGTTTGCCGGATTTTGGATGCCAACTTAGATCGCGCCCGCGAAGGTTTGCGAATCGTGGAAGAGTGGTGTCGTTTCGGGCTAGATAGCGCTGAATTGGCAGGGGAATGCAAGCAGATGCGGCAAGAAATTGCCAGATGGCATACCCAGGATTTGAGGGCATTTCGAGATACTGTTGGAGATGTCGGTACAGAACTAACTCATCCTCAAGAAGAAAGCCGATCGGGTATCGGGCAATTGTTGCAAGCTAACCTCTGTCGGATCGAAGAAGCTTTCCGAGTTTTGGAAGAATACGGCAAGCTTTATCAAACAGAGATGGGGGCGACTTTTAAGCAAATGCGTTATCGGGTTTATACCTTAGAAAGCAATTTGCTGGGCTACCACCGTCAGCAAAAACTGCTGCGAAGCCATCTGTACTTGGTGACATCGGTTTCCGATAACTTGTTGCCCGTTGTAGAAGCTGCCCTGCAAGGTGGATTGAGTTTGGTACAGTATCGGGATAAAAATTCCGATGACGACGTGCGGATCGACGCCGTACAAAAACTGCGGAAGTTATGTCGCGTCTACGATGCTTTGTTTATCGTCAACGACCGAGTTGATTTGGCGTTGGCGGTGGATGCGGATGGGGTGCATCTGGGACAGCAAGATATGCCGATCGCAGTTGCTCGTCAACTACTTGGCCCCCATCGTCTGATCGGTCGTTCTACCACTAATCCAGAGGAAATGCAACGGGCGATCGCAGAAGGTGCTGATTACATCGGTGTAGGGCCAGTATACGACACTCCCACCAAGGTAGGTAAAGCTGCCGCAGGCTTAGATTTCGTGCGCTACGCAGCATCTCAAGCTTCCATTCCTTGGTTTGCGATCGGTGGCATCGACCCTACTAATTTAAACGATGTTCTATCCGCAGGTGCAGAACGAATCGCCGTAGTCAGAGCAATTATGCAGGCAGAACAGCCCACTTTAGTGACTCAGTACTTCATCTCTCAACTCACCCGCGTCCAAACTATGCGAACTGTAAAAGGACAATTACCTCAGTCCTATGTCTAG
- the cas4 gene encoding CRISPR-associated protein Cas4 yields the protein MNEIEYIPIAALNQYAYCPHRCWRMFCAGEFVDNQYTIEGTSLHDRVHTLSQESRDDMQQIRAIWLKSEQYNLIGKSDLIESVDGELYPVEYKRGKKGEWDNDELQVCAQALCLEEMTGQIIKQGYVYYAQSHQRQLVEISESLRKEAIANISDIKNLLVTGKMPIPVYSKRCQGCSLSEQCLPQAAKKVSRYEE from the coding sequence ATGAACGAAATTGAATACATTCCGATTGCGGCACTTAACCAGTATGCCTATTGTCCGCATCGTTGTTGGCGAATGTTTTGTGCTGGCGAATTTGTCGATAATCAGTACACCATTGAAGGAACGAGTTTGCACGATCGCGTTCACACTCTCAGTCAAGAAAGCCGAGATGATATGCAGCAAATTCGGGCAATTTGGCTGAAGTCAGAACAGTACAATTTGATTGGTAAATCGGATTTAATTGAATCTGTTGATGGTGAATTATATCCCGTTGAATATAAGCGGGGAAAGAAAGGAGAATGGGATAACGATGAGTTACAAGTTTGCGCCCAAGCCCTTTGTTTAGAAGAAATGACTGGGCAAATAATTAAGCAAGGTTATGTTTATTATGCTCAATCTCATCAACGACAATTAGTAGAAATTTCAGAAAGTTTGAGAAAAGAGGCGATCGCAAATATTTCTGATATCAAAAATTTACTCGTAACGGGGAAAATGCCTATTCCAGTTTATAGCAAGCGCTGTCAAGGATGTAGCCTTTCTGAACAATGTTTGCCCCAAGCGGCTAAAAAGGTTAGTCGCTATGAAGAATAG
- a CDS encoding alpha/beta hydrolase, translating into MSFSQKANLFNPLRRTFVKASTAGVSGLLLSLFIPKVNHNAEAKMEKKEINSLDGSYKVERVTFNSNGVELVGKLFVPNGITNSAPAVTILGPVAFVKEQSPIQYATRMAKAGFVTLAFDPRFHGESGGEPRRYESPQAKVADLKSAVNYLLTRSEVDKDRVYMLGVCQGVNWAIQATTEDRRIKALAIVAGHYLTKETIDEYNGGEEKTLARIERGKQARAKYEQTGEVEYIPIVSLEDPNALLLPKPIYEWYIRWDNSSPAWNFLGKWENRVTAMSEAELWAYRVDETVKKLGTPTLMVHADRAASGPVAPKKLFESIATKDKNLVWLGDRIQFQFYEEPETIDRAVSHVAEWFQKHS; encoded by the coding sequence GTGAGCTTTTCACAAAAAGCCAACCTGTTTAATCCTTTGCGTAGAACGTTCGTGAAAGCCAGCACTGCCGGAGTAAGTGGATTATTGCTGAGTCTTTTTATACCTAAAGTTAATCACAATGCGGAAGCAAAAATGGAAAAGAAAGAAATCAATTCCTTAGATGGCTCGTATAAAGTAGAAAGAGTTACTTTTAATAGCAACGGTGTAGAGTTGGTGGGCAAACTGTTCGTACCTAATGGAATTACCAACTCAGCCCCAGCCGTGACGATTTTGGGTCCGGTGGCGTTTGTCAAAGAACAGTCGCCTATTCAGTATGCCACCAGAATGGCAAAAGCAGGTTTTGTTACTTTGGCATTCGATCCGCGTTTTCACGGCGAAAGCGGGGGAGAACCGCGCCGTTATGAAAGTCCTCAAGCGAAAGTGGCTGATTTGAAATCGGCAGTTAATTATTTGCTGACGCGATCGGAAGTGGATAAAGATCGAGTTTATATGCTGGGAGTATGCCAGGGTGTAAATTGGGCTATTCAAGCAACTACAGAGGATCGTCGAATTAAAGCATTAGCAATTGTAGCCGGACATTATCTGACTAAAGAAACGATCGATGAATACAATGGCGGTGAGGAAAAAACTCTAGCTAGGATCGAACGAGGAAAACAAGCAAGAGCTAAATACGAACAAACTGGTGAAGTTGAATATATCCCCATTGTCAGTCTGGAAGATCCGAATGCTTTGCTTTTGCCAAAACCAATTTACGAGTGGTATATTCGCTGGGATAATAGCTCACCAGCTTGGAATTTTCTGGGCAAATGGGAAAATCGAGTGACAGCGATGAGCGAAGCAGAGTTATGGGCTTATCGGGTAGACGAAACTGTTAAAAAATTGGGTACACCGACGTTAATGGTACACGCTGACAGGGCGGCGAGTGGCCCAGTTGCGCCCAAGAAATTATTTGAATCGATCGCCACAAAAGATAAGAATTTAGTTTGGTTGGGCGATCGTATTCAATTTCAGTTTTATGAAGAACCGGAAACCATCGATCGAGCAGTCAGTCATGTTGCTGAATGGTTCCAAAAACATAGCTAG
- a CDS encoding RNA-binding protein hfq, with product MTTGFDTGLPSTRQLQSFIKEEKQVDIKLMTGDLLSGQVRWQDPTCISLIDENSESIIIWRQAIAYIKLKG from the coding sequence ATGACTACAGGATTCGATACTGGCTTACCTAGCACTCGTCAACTGCAAAGTTTTATTAAAGAAGAAAAACAAGTTGATATTAAACTGATGACTGGCGACTTGCTAAGTGGTCAAGTCCGTTGGCAAGACCCTACTTGCATTTCTTTAATTGATGAAAACAGCGAGTCAATAATTATTTGGCGGCAAGCAATTGCTTATATCAAATTAAAAGGATGA
- a CDS encoding DUF1565 domain-containing protein, with protein MYFQHRLFERKTVSLQQLHLKIPPKRGARCFWTIASLGLATSIPLWLTDSSAIATEVGWGKTQTPHQLIAQDSEQTSTSTQLYVNANTGNDSTGNGSDRAPFKTITQALRVAQSNTVIVLAPGVYSTESGETFPIELKPGVTIQGDPSSKGRGIVIKGGALFISPTFARQNIAVLAANNAGIAGVTITNPNRRGYGLWIESSNPVVADNTFTENTHDGISVTGNSKPLIRNNYFVNNGANGITVFNNSQPEIRANVFEKTGFGINIGQNAAPLLIENRIVENTDGVVVQGKAQPILRGNTIERNTRDGLVAITQARPDLGTSGQPGGNVFRNNGRFEINATKATQIISAFGNEMGRGRTAGRLDLAGTVAQTNPSVSETAQGEIPPTVVTSLPDAREIRSSNRDTPTTAVQIAVPAPVNSTISVSSSPPQQVSRSRTRRTRATRRTRRTRATRRTNVRALPTPSSANQRHPLDITPPSSASQNTVDPSSLVLESSNNSPINVNYRESSTPGRRTLPDSGVQPGLLPVPGSEIPIGNASMSTIGISQSNPRLTSSSNVGVAPEVSNSRSSTNRAIALGMRYRVVVDASSPRQQRLVRSMVPGAFRSRYNGRSVIQVGAYSDRQEAEEMLEKMNSNGFSAILEEL; from the coding sequence GTGTATTTCCAACACCGATTATTTGAGCGAAAAACTGTTTCCCTTCAACAGCTGCATCTGAAAATCCCACCTAAAAGGGGTGCAAGGTGTTTTTGGACGATCGCGAGTTTGGGATTAGCCACTAGCATACCCCTTTGGCTGACCGATAGTAGCGCGATCGCTACTGAGGTAGGATGGGGAAAAACTCAAACGCCACATCAATTAATTGCTCAAGATTCAGAACAAACCTCTACCAGTACTCAGTTGTATGTAAATGCCAATACGGGTAACGATAGTACTGGGAATGGTAGCGATCGCGCTCCTTTTAAAACGATTACCCAAGCACTGCGAGTAGCTCAGTCTAATACAGTAATCGTACTTGCGCCAGGAGTTTACAGCACCGAAAGTGGGGAAACTTTTCCGATCGAATTAAAGCCAGGGGTGACAATTCAAGGCGATCCTTCTAGCAAAGGGCGCGGGATCGTCATCAAAGGAGGGGCTCTTTTTATCAGTCCCACTTTTGCCCGTCAAAATATCGCTGTTCTGGCAGCAAACAACGCGGGAATTGCCGGAGTAACGATTACAAATCCTAACCGCCGGGGTTACGGTTTATGGATCGAGTCTAGCAATCCAGTAGTTGCCGATAATACTTTTACTGAAAATACTCACGATGGTATTTCGGTGACCGGTAATAGCAAGCCCCTAATTCGCAACAATTATTTTGTTAATAATGGGGCAAATGGAATTACCGTTTTTAATAATTCCCAACCGGAAATCAGGGCAAATGTCTTTGAAAAAACCGGATTTGGCATTAACATCGGCCAAAATGCCGCACCGTTACTGATTGAAAATCGGATTGTCGAAAACACCGATGGGGTTGTAGTGCAAGGTAAGGCGCAGCCGATTTTGCGAGGAAATACGATCGAAAGAAATACCAGAGATGGTTTAGTGGCAATTACGCAAGCCCGTCCGGATCTGGGAACATCGGGACAACCAGGGGGAAACGTCTTTCGCAATAACGGGCGCTTTGAAATCAACGCTACGAAAGCTACTCAAATTATTTCCGCATTTGGGAATGAAATGGGTAGGGGTCGGACTGCGGGACGTTTGGATTTAGCGGGAACGGTTGCTCAAACTAACCCATCTGTGTCGGAAACCGCACAAGGAGAAATACCGCCTACAGTTGTGACTAGTTTGCCTGATGCCAGAGAAATTAGGTCAAGCAATAGGGATACCCCTACAACGGCGGTGCAAATTGCCGTACCCGCACCAGTGAATAGTACGATTTCGGTATCTTCATCTCCTCCCCAGCAGGTAAGCAGGTCTCGTACTCGCCGCACTCGCGCTACTCGCCGCACTCGCCGCACTCGCGCTACTCGCCGGACTAATGTAAGGGCGCTTCCCACACCATCTTCCGCTAACCAAAGACATCCTTTAGATATTACTCCCCCATCCTCAGCATCGCAGAATACCGTCGATCCATCGTCTTTAGTTTTGGAATCGTCGAATAATTCACCAATTAACGTAAATTATAGAGAATCTTCGACTCCGGGTAGGCGCACGCTTCCCGATTCGGGGGTACAGCCCGGTTTATTACCCGTTCCGGGGTCGGAAATCCCGATCGGTAACGCGAGTATGTCTACGATCGGGATATCTCAGAGTAACCCCCGTTTGACTAGTTCAAGCAATGTAGGAGTTGCGCCAGAGGTAAGTAATTCTCGTTCCTCTACTAATCGCGCGATCGCATTGGGAATGCGTTACCGAGTGGTGGTAGATGCCAGTAGTCCCCGTCAGCAAAGATTAGTGCGATCGATGGTACCGGGGGCTTTTCGCAGTCGTTACAATGGTCGATCGGTAATCCAGGTAGGTGCTTATAGCGATCGGCAAGAAGCTGAGGAAATGTTGGAAAAAATGAATAGCAATGGTTTTAGTGCCATTTTAGAAGAGTTGTAA
- the dapF gene encoding diaminopimelate epimerase, with the protein MVIEFTKYHGLGNDFILIDNRTSSEPVVTPEEAIKLCDRHFGIGADGVIFALPGQDGTDYTMRIFNSDGSEPEMCGNGIRCLAKFIADLEGISSQSVSYRIHTLAGVMVPKLQTNGQVTVDMGLPRLLAAEIPTTLSAGDQKAIDIPLEVDDRTWNVTCVSMGNPHCITFVEDVAAIPLENIGPKFEHHPVFPQRTNTEFIQVVRRDYLKMRVWERGAGITLACGTGACASLVAGVLNGKCDRKATVELPGGPLEIEWSEIDDRVYMTGPAQLVFTGKL; encoded by the coding sequence ATGGTAATCGAGTTTACGAAGTATCACGGTTTAGGTAACGATTTCATTCTGATCGATAATCGCACCTCCTCCGAACCAGTAGTGACACCAGAAGAAGCGATAAAATTATGCGATCGCCACTTTGGTATCGGTGCAGATGGCGTGATCTTTGCCTTACCCGGACAAGATGGCACCGACTACACCATGCGAATTTTCAACTCGGATGGCTCAGAACCAGAAATGTGCGGCAATGGCATCCGGTGCTTAGCTAAGTTTATCGCCGATCTCGAAGGAATCTCAAGTCAATCGGTTTCCTATCGCATTCATACTCTCGCCGGGGTGATGGTACCCAAACTGCAAACTAACGGTCAAGTTACCGTAGATATGGGATTACCCCGACTCCTAGCGGCTGAAATTCCCACCACCCTTTCTGCTGGCGACCAGAAGGCGATCGACATACCCTTAGAAGTAGACGATCGAACTTGGAATGTCACCTGCGTCAGCATGGGCAATCCTCACTGTATTACTTTTGTCGAAGACGTAGCAGCCATTCCCCTAGAAAATATTGGCCCTAAATTCGAGCATCACCCGGTTTTCCCCCAACGCACGAATACCGAATTTATTCAAGTGGTGCGGCGAGATTATTTAAAAATGCGTGTTTGGGAAAGAGGCGCTGGCATCACTTTAGCTTGCGGTACTGGTGCTTGCGCGTCCTTAGTCGCCGGCGTACTGAATGGAAAATGCGATCGCAAAGCCACTGTTGAGTTACCCGGTGGCCCACTAGAAATCGAATGGTCGGAAATAGACGATCGAGTTTACATGACCGGCCCAGCCCAGTTGGTCTTTACTGGTAAACTCTAA
- the cas2 gene encoding CRISPR-associated endonuclease Cas2, whose translation MSNMHILISYDIPEDSRRTKIHKILKSYGQWMQYSVFECADLTETQYAKLRSRLNKLIKPEEDSILFFPLCVCCQRKIDRIGGEVPADRTIFFA comes from the coding sequence ATGAGTAATATGCACATCCTGATTTCTTACGATATTCCAGAAGATAGTCGTCGGACAAAAATTCACAAGATTCTCAAATCCTACGGACAATGGATGCAGTACAGCGTGTTCGAGTGCGCCGATCTGACGGAAACCCAATATGCTAAACTGCGATCGCGTTTGAACAAACTCATTAAACCAGAAGAAGACAGCATCCTCTTTTTTCCTCTGTGTGTTTGTTGTCAGCGGAAAATCGATCGCATCGGCGGCGAAGTCCCAGCAGACAGGACTATATTTTTTGCCTAG